From Kineosporia succinea, the proteins below share one genomic window:
- a CDS encoding helix-turn-helix transcriptional regulator: MKRAERQYALVDLLRGARRPWSAARLAGEFGVSSRTIERDIGSLQLAGVPIYADLGAAGGYSILKEYSLPPLNLSATESLAVLAGLALLESSPYQGAARRAHAKIAAVMDEEHRAPVQEMLGRMQVIDAAPPADSTVPLGMLSDAIAARRVVRITYLGEDLDDATSTVRDVETMALLRAGDAWLLAGWCRLREAIRGFRIERITRMEILDEVPPPRDPALLEADLARWPTRRLG, translated from the coding sequence ATGAAGCGAGCCGAGCGGCAGTACGCCCTCGTCGACCTGCTCCGCGGAGCGCGTCGGCCGTGGTCCGCCGCCCGGCTCGCCGGCGAGTTCGGTGTCTCCTCGCGCACCATCGAGCGCGACATCGGATCGCTCCAGCTGGCCGGTGTCCCCATCTACGCCGACCTCGGCGCGGCCGGCGGCTATTCGATCCTGAAGGAGTACTCACTGCCGCCGCTGAACCTGTCCGCCACCGAGTCGCTGGCGGTGCTGGCCGGGCTCGCACTGCTGGAGTCCTCGCCGTACCAGGGGGCCGCCCGGCGCGCACACGCCAAGATCGCCGCGGTCATGGACGAGGAACACCGGGCGCCCGTGCAGGAGATGCTCGGGCGGATGCAGGTCATCGACGCCGCCCCGCCCGCGGACAGCACCGTGCCGCTCGGGATGCTCTCCGACGCGATCGCCGCCCGCCGCGTCGTGCGGATCACCTATCTCGGTGAGGACCTGGACGACGCCACCAGTACGGTGCGCGACGTCGAGACCATGGCTCTCCTGCGGGCGGGGGACGCCTGGCTGCTCGCCGGCTGGTGCCGCCTGCGTGAGGCGATCCGCGGCTTCCGCATCGAGCGGATCACCCGGATGGAGATCCTCGACGAGGTACCGCCACCCCGCGACCCGGCGCTCCTCGAGGCCGATCTCGCGCGGTGGCCCACGCGGCGCCTCGGCTGA
- a CDS encoding alpha/beta fold hydrolase → MEQLIQKQVAVPGSWIGVDVYGEADGPAIMVIPGAMADASGWARVARNLGPWATVAVVNRRGRRPSGPLTDEYGVGTEVSDAMEVLKTFGDVRAVFGWSYGGLIALHLAGALDVPHVIAYEPVVAPFGVTALPDLRRAQEQADPDARLRIALEQVAGLGRESVARLRDDGATWAELMRLAAPAYYETLAINEAPPATELAVRARRIDLIIGGRNRGRAPYGSSFADVERLVPGTMVHELGEQGHLAHLEAPRELADLVNRLGSEAG, encoded by the coding sequence ATGGAGCAATTGATCCAGAAACAGGTGGCGGTCCCCGGCAGCTGGATCGGCGTCGACGTGTACGGCGAGGCCGACGGCCCGGCGATCATGGTGATCCCGGGCGCGATGGCGGACGCGTCGGGCTGGGCCCGCGTGGCACGGAACCTCGGGCCGTGGGCGACCGTCGCGGTGGTCAACCGGCGGGGCCGTCGGCCTTCGGGACCGCTGACCGATGAATACGGTGTCGGGACCGAGGTTTCGGATGCCATGGAGGTCCTGAAGACGTTCGGTGACGTCCGGGCCGTGTTCGGATGGAGTTACGGGGGACTGATCGCGCTGCACCTGGCCGGCGCCCTGGACGTGCCTCACGTGATCGCCTACGAGCCCGTCGTGGCGCCGTTCGGCGTCACCGCTCTGCCGGATCTGCGGCGGGCCCAGGAGCAGGCCGATCCCGATGCCCGCCTGCGGATCGCGCTGGAGCAGGTGGCCGGTCTGGGCCGGGAATCCGTTGCCCGGCTCCGGGACGACGGGGCGACGTGGGCCGAGCTGATGCGGCTGGCAGCTCCGGCCTACTACGAGACCCTCGCGATCAACGAGGCACCTCCGGCGACCGAACTGGCCGTCCGCGCGCGTCGGATCGACCTGATCATCGGAGGACGCAACCGTGGGCGGGCGCCGTACGGGTCGTCGTTCGCGGACGTCGAGCGCCTCGTCCCGGGCACCATGGTGCACGAGCTCGGTGAGCAGGGCCATCTGGCGCATCTGGAGGCGCCACGAGAACTGGCGGATCTGGTCAATCGACTTGGATCAGAGGCCGGCTGA
- a CDS encoding TetR/AcrR family transcriptional regulator, with protein sequence MTARSAGRPRSFDRDDALRRAAHLFWQHGYSGTSTRALSEALGISNSSLYAAFGTKAQLFDEAVRTYALRYSAVYDQAVTQPTLARVLATLLLGSVEEFTRVEHGHPGCLTSSAAMADSSTTLDVRAYVTGLQQADESRLRDRIRRAALEGDLRADIEPDALAALIHTLWQGLSTRAELGAGREELTGAAQLALKLIHPVSPPGSAREAPG encoded by the coding sequence GTGACTGCCCGATCCGCCGGACGCCCCCGGTCCTTCGACCGCGACGACGCCCTTCGCCGCGCTGCCCACCTGTTCTGGCAGCACGGGTACTCCGGCACCTCGACGCGGGCCCTGAGCGAGGCCCTGGGGATCTCCAACTCCAGCCTCTACGCCGCCTTCGGCACCAAGGCCCAGCTCTTCGACGAGGCGGTGCGCACCTACGCCCTGCGCTACAGCGCCGTCTACGACCAGGCCGTGACTCAGCCCACCCTCGCCCGCGTGCTCGCGACGCTTCTGCTCGGATCCGTCGAGGAGTTCACCCGCGTCGAGCACGGTCATCCGGGCTGCCTGACCAGCAGCGCCGCCATGGCCGACTCCTCGACCACCCTCGACGTCCGCGCCTACGTGACCGGCCTGCAGCAGGCGGACGAATCGCGACTGCGCGACCGCATCAGGCGAGCCGCACTCGAGGGCGACCTACGGGCGGACATCGAGCCCGATGCCCTGGCCGCCCTGATACACACACTCTGGCAGGGACTTTCGACGCGCGCCGAGCTCGGGGCCGGTCGCGAGGAACTGACCGGTGCCGCTCAGCTCGCGCTGAAGCTGATCCACCCGGTCAGTCCCCCGGGATCGGCACGTGAGGCACCCGGGTAG
- a CDS encoding AraC family transcriptional regulator, with product MISALNRLVDLVEEQLTGELDVCAVAVAFGTTEYHLRRMFSSLAGMPLSEYVRRRRMTAAAADVINGADLLSIAVRYGYGSTEAFARAFRAVHGAGPAEVRRAGGPLRTQTHLRFRLTVEGNIPMDTRIVNHDAFRLVGHAARVTLVHEGVNPQIQQHIAALAPEEHQRLKALNDIEPTGLLAVSDDLDPDRAEGSELTYLHGAAVSTDAPLPDDLDRIEVPAGRWAVFRTSGAHPDALQEAWAATATDWFPSNPWRLRPGPEIVAYLDRAPDLSTATCELWLPVEPA from the coding sequence ATGATCTCGGCACTCAACCGGCTCGTCGATCTCGTCGAGGAGCAGCTCACCGGCGAACTGGACGTCTGCGCCGTCGCTGTCGCGTTCGGCACGACCGAATACCATCTGCGCCGGATGTTCTCGTCGCTCGCCGGTATGCCACTGTCGGAGTACGTGCGCCGCCGTCGCATGACCGCGGCGGCCGCGGACGTCATCAACGGGGCTGACCTGCTGAGCATCGCGGTCCGGTACGGCTACGGCTCCACCGAGGCCTTCGCCCGGGCGTTCCGGGCGGTGCACGGTGCGGGGCCGGCCGAAGTCCGCCGTGCCGGAGGACCTTTACGCACCCAGACTCATCTCAGGTTCCGCCTGACCGTCGAAGGGAACATCCCCATGGACACCCGAATCGTCAACCACGACGCGTTCCGTCTCGTCGGGCACGCGGCCCGCGTCACCCTCGTCCACGAGGGCGTCAATCCGCAGATCCAGCAGCACATCGCCGCCCTGGCGCCCGAGGAGCACCAGCGTCTCAAGGCCCTGAACGACATCGAGCCGACCGGGCTGCTCGCGGTCAGCGACGACCTCGACCCCGACCGGGCCGAGGGCAGCGAGCTGACCTATCTGCACGGCGCCGCCGTCTCCACCGACGCACCCCTGCCCGACGACCTCGACCGCATCGAGGTCCCGGCGGGCCGGTGGGCCGTGTTCCGCACCTCCGGGGCGCATCCGGATGCCCTGCAGGAGGCCTGGGCGGCGACGGCCACCGACTGGTTCCCGTCCAACCCCTGGCGCCTGCGTCCCGGCCCGGAGATCGTCGCCTACCTCGACCGGGCGCCGGACCTCAGCACCGCCACCTGCGAGCTGTGGCTGCCGGTCGAACCGGCCTGA
- a CDS encoding histidine phosphatase family protein, producing the protein MMVYVVTHPEVQVDPAVPVAQWNLSPAGLERLQRLVAMPWARSAAVVASSAERKALQTAQAVTEMSGCAVQVDEELGENDRTATGFVPPEEFEALADAFFAEPERSVCGWETAADAQRRIVRAVDRVLDRAHRVVGVPENGTVVIATHGGVGTLLQCALRETAISRRLDQPGQGSWYGFDSTTRCPAHGWRRL; encoded by the coding sequence ATGATGGTCTACGTGGTCACCCATCCCGAGGTTCAGGTCGATCCGGCCGTCCCGGTAGCGCAGTGGAACCTCTCGCCGGCCGGCCTTGAGCGGCTGCAGCGCCTGGTCGCCATGCCGTGGGCCCGGTCGGCGGCGGTCGTCGCATCCAGCGCGGAACGGAAGGCTCTGCAGACGGCGCAGGCGGTGACCGAGATGAGCGGCTGCGCCGTGCAGGTGGACGAGGAACTGGGGGAGAACGACCGCACCGCAACCGGGTTCGTGCCGCCGGAGGAGTTCGAGGCGCTGGCCGACGCCTTCTTCGCCGAGCCTGAGCGCAGTGTGTGCGGGTGGGAGACCGCGGCCGACGCGCAGCGCCGTATCGTGCGGGCCGTCGACCGGGTGCTGGATCGCGCGCACCGGGTCGTCGGTGTCCCGGAGAACGGCACCGTGGTGATCGCCACCCACGGCGGGGTGGGCACCCTGCTGCAGTGTGCGCTGCGGGAGACCGCGATCTCGCGGCGCCTCGACCAGCCCGGGCAGGGCAGCTGGTACGGCTTCGACAGCACGACGAGGTGTCCGGCGCACGGATGGCGCCGCCTGTGA
- a CDS encoding cellulose binding domain-containing protein gives MWRRIAGLAVGVIAMAAVVPVIPTAQAAAGCRVDYTVQDQWAGGFQSAVTVRNLGDAINGWTLTFGFPASGQAVTQGWSATWTQTGSDVKAVNTSWNAALPAGQSVSLGFLGSWSGTNPVPTSFRLNGIECTGTPAPDPSVSPTVPPTPDPSTTPTVPGAAPALHVSGNQVVTAAGTPYRFYGVNRSGGEFACIKNRTGIWDGPMDQASVTAMRTWKIRTVRVPLNEECWLGTTSNPVPEYSGAAYQNEVKRYVQLLIDNGITPMVELHWSYGAYTGNSSGCADVAAVCQKPMPDTQYSPAFWTGVANAFKGNDAVVFDLFNEPYPERATGDATSGWKCWRDGGTCAGINYSVAGFQTLVNAVRATGATNVIVLGGLAYSNDLSQWLAHRPTDPRNNLVAMAHVYNFNTCASTSCWDSQLAPVAAQVPLLFGEIGENDCAHGFVDGLMNWADAHSVGYLGWTWNTWDCGSGPSLISDYNGTPTAFGQGIKTRLAAVSN, from the coding sequence ATGTGGCGACGAATTGCTGGGCTGGCCGTCGGGGTGATCGCGATGGCGGCGGTGGTCCCGGTGATACCGACGGCCCAGGCCGCCGCCGGCTGCCGGGTCGACTACACGGTGCAGGACCAGTGGGCCGGTGGTTTCCAGAGCGCGGTCACCGTGCGCAATCTGGGCGACGCGATCAACGGCTGGACCCTGACCTTCGGCTTCCCGGCCTCCGGTCAGGCGGTCACCCAGGGCTGGAGCGCCACGTGGACCCAGACCGGCAGTGACGTCAAGGCGGTGAACACGAGCTGGAACGCCGCCCTGCCGGCCGGTCAGTCCGTCTCGCTGGGATTCCTGGGGTCGTGGAGCGGGACCAATCCGGTTCCGACATCATTCCGGCTCAACGGGATTGAGTGCACCGGCACGCCCGCCCCCGACCCCTCGGTCAGTCCCACCGTGCCGCCGACCCCCGATCCCTCGACCACTCCCACGGTGCCGGGCGCCGCGCCCGCGCTGCACGTGTCCGGCAACCAGGTGGTCACCGCGGCGGGTACGCCGTACCGCTTCTACGGCGTCAATCGTTCCGGTGGGGAGTTCGCCTGCATCAAGAACCGCACCGGAATCTGGGACGGCCCGATGGACCAGGCGTCGGTGACCGCGATGCGGACCTGGAAGATCCGCACGGTCCGGGTGCCGCTGAACGAGGAGTGCTGGCTGGGCACGACGAGCAACCCGGTGCCGGAATACAGCGGGGCGGCCTATCAGAACGAGGTCAAACGCTACGTGCAGCTCCTCATCGACAATGGGATAACCCCGATGGTGGAACTGCACTGGAGCTACGGCGCCTACACCGGTAATTCCTCCGGCTGCGCGGATGTGGCCGCGGTGTGCCAGAAACCGATGCCGGACACGCAGTACTCGCCCGCTTTCTGGACCGGTGTCGCGAACGCCTTCAAGGGTAATGACGCGGTGGTGTTCGACCTGTTCAACGAGCCGTATCCGGAACGCGCCACCGGCGATGCGACATCGGGCTGGAAATGCTGGCGCGACGGCGGCACCTGCGCCGGCATCAACTATTCGGTGGCCGGATTCCAGACCCTGGTGAACGCGGTCCGGGCCACCGGCGCGACCAATGTGATCGTGCTCGGCGGCCTGGCCTACTCGAACGACCTGAGCCAGTGGCTGGCCCACAGGCCGACCGATCCGCGCAACAACCTGGTCGCCATGGCGCACGTCTACAACTTCAACACCTGTGCCTCGACGTCCTGCTGGGACAGCCAGCTGGCCCCGGTCGCCGCCCAGGTGCCGCTGCTGTTCGGTGAGATCGGCGAGAACGACTGCGCGCACGGCTTTGTCGACGGCCTGATGAACTGGGCCGACGCCCATTCCGTGGGTTACCTGGGCTGGACCTGGAACACCTGGGACTGCGGCAGTGGGCCGTCGCTGATCAGTGACTACAACGGCACCCCGACCGCCTTCGGCCAGGGGATCAAGACCCGCCTGGCCGCCGTCTCGAACTAG
- a CDS encoding LacI family DNA-binding transcriptional regulator, giving the protein MARVAAEAGVSPATVSRVMSGSAQVSDTTRRQVYAAVSRLGYLRRGERPGDSRHPPIISAVICEPSTRMFNDPFFMRFISGAETYLLGRGVPLPLIPAARPVLASTEKHLLGGGSDGVLLVSVHGRHPLALTLAGTRLPIRAAGRPVDDVPMPFVDVDNRGGARAAVELLLKTRKRIALIAGPADLPAARDRLAGYLDALAGAGRAPLVVSGDFTPMGGKNAMRLLLDQAPNLDAVFAASDLMAMGAMMALRQAGRRIPSDVAMIGFDDVTAAAFTDPPLTTVRQPVERLGARAAELLFEQVLSGGRPAADEILDTELVIRSST; this is encoded by the coding sequence ATGGCTAGGGTCGCCGCGGAAGCGGGCGTCTCCCCGGCCACGGTCTCCCGGGTCATGAGCGGTTCGGCGCAGGTCAGCGACACCACCCGCCGCCAGGTCTACGCGGCGGTGTCCCGCCTCGGATACCTGCGCCGCGGTGAGCGTCCTGGAGACAGCCGGCATCCACCCATCATCTCCGCGGTGATCTGCGAGCCCAGCACCCGGATGTTCAACGACCCCTTCTTCATGCGCTTCATCAGCGGGGCCGAGACCTACCTGCTCGGACGCGGTGTTCCCCTCCCGCTCATCCCGGCGGCCCGGCCGGTTCTCGCCTCCACGGAGAAGCACCTGCTCGGAGGCGGTTCCGACGGGGTCCTGCTGGTCTCCGTGCACGGGCGGCACCCGCTCGCGCTGACCCTGGCCGGCACCCGGCTGCCGATCCGCGCGGCCGGGCGGCCGGTGGACGACGTGCCCATGCCCTTCGTCGACGTGGACAACCGCGGCGGGGCCCGGGCCGCGGTGGAGTTGCTGCTGAAGACCCGGAAAAGGATTGCCCTGATTGCCGGCCCGGCCGATCTGCCGGCCGCCCGCGACCGGCTCGCCGGTTACCTCGACGCCCTCGCCGGGGCCGGGCGTGCGCCGCTGGTCGTGTCCGGGGACTTCACGCCGATGGGTGGCAAGAACGCCATGCGGCTGCTGCTCGACCAGGCCCCGAACCTGGACGCCGTCTTCGCCGCCTCCGACCTGATGGCGATGGGCGCCATGATGGCCCTGCGCCAGGCGGGCCGGCGAATTCCCTCCGACGTCGCGATGATCGGCTTCGACGACGTCACCGCCGCCGCGTTCACCGATCCCCCGCTGACCACGGTGCGGCAACCGGTCGAGCGACTCGGGGCGCGGGCCGCCGAACTCCTCTTCGAGCAGGTGCTGTCCGGCGGCCGGCCGGCGGCCGACGAGATTCTCGACACCGAGCTGGTCATCCGCTCCTCGACCTGA
- a CDS encoding glycoside hydrolase family 6 protein produces MNRFKLGAGRLRPQRFLAAAAAVAVVGAGMSLASIGAAAAAPGCSVAYTANSWNTGFTASIDIKNSGDPITSWALEFDYAGNQAGSGAWGGTLTQTGKHVKIVNAAYNGSLATGASTNIGFNGTYSGTNTAPTAFTLNGVACNGGTTNPTPSTSATPPVSPTPDTSPTPGTTTPPPGTHLDNPYVGAKWYVNADWSAKAAAEPGGSAISNQPTGVWLDSIASITAPAGSGYTTSLRGHLDKALAQGATLAQFVIYDLPGRDCAALASNGELGPTEIGRYKTEYIDPIAAIQADPKYASIRIVNIVEIDSLPNLVTNAGSAAGATEACRTMLANGNYSTGIAYALSKLHAAGTNNYNYIDAAHHGWLGWDSNFAPAATMIADTAKKATGGVNTVDGFITNTANYSALNEPFVKINTTVNGTSVRGSKWVDWNQYTDELTFAQGFRNQLVSAGFNANIGMLIDTSRNGWGGSARPTAASTSTDLNTYVDASRIDRRIHAGNWCNQAGAGLGERPKAAPASGIDAYTWIKPPGESDGSSTLIPTGPDNPAGKGLDGMCDPTYTGNGRNGNSMSGALPNAPVSGAWFSAQFRQLLANAYPAL; encoded by the coding sequence ATGAACAGATTCAAACTCGGAGCGGGACGCCTTCGCCCGCAACGGTTTCTGGCCGCCGCAGCGGCCGTGGCGGTGGTCGGCGCCGGGATGTCGCTCGCATCGATCGGTGCGGCGGCCGCCGCGCCCGGATGCTCGGTCGCGTACACGGCGAACTCCTGGAACACCGGATTCACCGCCAGCATCGACATCAAGAACTCCGGTGACCCGATCACCAGCTGGGCGCTGGAGTTCGACTACGCCGGCAACCAGGCGGGCAGTGGGGCCTGGGGCGGCACACTGACCCAGACCGGCAAGCACGTGAAGATCGTCAACGCCGCCTACAACGGGTCGCTCGCCACCGGGGCGTCCACCAACATCGGCTTCAACGGCACGTATTCGGGAACCAACACGGCCCCCACCGCCTTCACCCTGAACGGCGTCGCCTGCAACGGCGGTACCACCAACCCGACGCCGTCCACCTCCGCCACACCTCCGGTCAGCCCCACCCCGGACACCAGTCCCACCCCGGGCACCACCACCCCTCCGCCCGGCACCCACCTCGACAACCCCTACGTGGGCGCGAAGTGGTACGTCAACGCCGACTGGTCGGCCAAGGCCGCGGCCGAGCCGGGTGGCAGTGCGATCTCGAACCAGCCGACCGGCGTGTGGCTGGACAGCATCGCCTCGATCACCGCCCCGGCCGGCTCCGGCTACACCACCAGCCTGCGGGGACACCTCGACAAGGCACTGGCCCAGGGCGCGACCCTGGCGCAGTTCGTCATCTACGACCTCCCGGGCCGCGACTGTGCGGCGCTGGCGTCGAACGGTGAGCTCGGCCCGACGGAGATCGGCCGCTACAAGACCGAGTACATCGACCCGATCGCGGCGATCCAGGCGGACCCGAAGTACGCGTCCATCCGGATCGTCAACATCGTCGAGATCGACTCGCTGCCGAACCTGGTGACGAACGCGGGCAGCGCCGCCGGTGCCACCGAGGCCTGCCGCACGATGCTCGCCAACGGCAACTACTCGACCGGGATCGCCTACGCCCTGTCGAAACTGCACGCGGCGGGCACGAACAACTACAACTACATCGACGCCGCGCACCACGGCTGGCTCGGCTGGGACAGCAACTTCGCCCCGGCGGCCACGATGATCGCCGACACCGCGAAAAAGGCCACCGGAGGCGTGAACACGGTCGACGGCTTCATCACCAACACGGCCAACTACTCGGCCCTGAACGAGCCGTTCGTCAAGATCAACACGACCGTGAACGGCACCTCCGTGCGGGGGTCGAAGTGGGTGGACTGGAACCAGTACACCGACGAGCTGACCTTCGCCCAGGGGTTCCGTAACCAGCTGGTCTCAGCCGGTTTCAACGCCAACATCGGGATGCTGATCGACACCTCTCGCAACGGCTGGGGCGGTTCCGCCCGGCCGACCGCGGCCAGCACCTCGACCGACCTGAACACCTACGTCGACGCCTCCCGCATCGACCGCCGTATCCACGCCGGAAACTGGTGCAACCAGGCCGGTGCCGGTCTCGGCGAACGCCCGAAGGCCGCCCCGGCCAGCGGGATCGACGCCTACACCTGGATCAAGCCCCCGGGTGAGTCGGACGGCTCCAGCACGCTGATCCCGACCGGCCCGGACAACCCGGCGGGCAAGGGGCTCGACGGGATGTGCGACCCGACCTACACCGGTAACGGCCGCAACGGCAACAGCATGAGCGGCGCCCTGCCCAACGCCCCGGTCTCCGGGGCCTGGTTCTCGGCCCAGTTCCGTCAGCTCCTGGCCAACGCCTACCCGGCGCTGTGA
- a CDS encoding MerR family transcriptional regulator, translated as MEEVKTGWSTRELAKLAGITVKTVRHYHRVGLLAEPERAENGYKLYRVAHLIRLLRIRRLVDLGVSLADIAAIDESPERADQVFRALDQELAASIARQQRIRDELVEIKRHRTLADLPPGFDSVATGLSVADRAFLLIASRIFEPSVMDAYRELHRTPRSAAESDFDVLPEDADEDTRQNLAERYALEVIRQHREHPTLHELAERARSGADPQVWAVVVQGIAELHNDAQRDVLHRMNAIVYPGPGDG; from the coding sequence GTGGAGGAGGTGAAGACCGGCTGGAGCACGCGTGAGCTGGCGAAGCTCGCGGGCATCACGGTGAAGACCGTTCGTCACTACCACCGGGTCGGCCTGCTGGCGGAGCCGGAGCGGGCGGAGAACGGGTACAAGCTCTACCGGGTGGCGCATCTGATCCGGCTGTTGCGGATCCGGCGTCTGGTGGACCTGGGGGTGTCGCTCGCCGACATCGCCGCGATCGACGAGTCGCCCGAGCGCGCGGACCAGGTGTTCCGGGCGCTCGACCAGGAGCTGGCCGCGAGCATCGCACGTCAGCAGCGGATACGCGACGAGCTGGTGGAGATCAAGCGGCACCGGACTCTGGCCGATCTGCCGCCGGGCTTCGACTCCGTCGCCACCGGGCTCTCGGTGGCCGACCGGGCCTTCCTGCTGATCGCCTCCCGGATCTTCGAGCCGTCGGTGATGGACGCGTACCGGGAGCTGCACCGGACACCCCGGAGCGCGGCGGAGAGCGATTTCGACGTGCTCCCGGAGGATGCGGACGAGGACACCAGGCAGAACCTGGCCGAGCGGTACGCCCTGGAGGTGATCCGGCAGCACCGCGAGCACCCGACGCTGCACGAGCTGGCGGAGCGGGCCCGGTCGGGTGCCGACCCGCAGGTCTGGGCCGTCGTCGTCCAGGGGATCGCCGAGCTCCACAACGACGCGCAGCGGGATGTGCTGCACCGCATGAACGCCATCGTCTACCCCGGGCCGGGCGACGGCTGA
- a CDS encoding alpha/beta hydrolase — protein sequence MRKVLLAAVCGAVAVAGVTVPAASDATTSAPGTSRALTWGTCPATTLPTPDLECTTVRVPLDYRQPSGKKITLAISRLPSTDPGRRRGVLLTNPGGPGISGLDFPQLLTLKGLPAPLPASVREQYDVIGIDPRGVGRSTPVTCDLTPEQIAIGNLPYARTPADVTAQARVAKAEAAQCADADTSWMLPHMTTANTARDLDTVRQALGESTASFLGVSYGSYLGAVYTTLFPRTTDRVVLDSVMGPEGYDITAMRGLARGMEDRFPDFAAYAAAHPEYGLGATPARVTRKYHQLADRLRRRPLGIFTESVFRGATFSKLYSTDFDNLAGIWQSLDRGVEPELPDDGADLQNTLAARFAVICGESDWPRSVARYQLDVAVDRVRYPKLGAASANISACAFWHEPSAGPKVAITGHGPSNVLLVQNERDPGTPLVNARRLRVAFGVRARMVTIDQGGHGVYGFGANRCGSDAMNTYLATGERPRQDVFCARETR from the coding sequence ATGCGCAAGGTATTGCTGGCAGCGGTGTGCGGCGCCGTCGCGGTGGCCGGGGTCACCGTCCCCGCCGCGTCGGACGCGACGACGAGCGCGCCCGGGACGTCCCGGGCGCTGACGTGGGGGACGTGCCCGGCCACGACGCTGCCGACGCCGGATCTGGAGTGCACGACCGTGCGGGTCCCGCTGGACTACCGGCAGCCGAGCGGGAAGAAGATCACCCTCGCGATCTCTCGGCTCCCCAGCACCGATCCGGGCAGGCGCCGCGGCGTCCTGCTGACCAATCCGGGAGGCCCCGGCATCTCCGGGCTGGACTTCCCGCAGCTGCTGACGCTGAAGGGCCTTCCGGCTCCGCTGCCGGCGAGCGTGCGGGAGCAGTACGACGTCATCGGGATCGATCCCCGCGGGGTGGGGCGCAGCACACCCGTCACGTGTGACCTCACGCCCGAGCAGATCGCGATCGGCAACCTCCCGTACGCACGCACCCCGGCGGACGTCACGGCGCAGGCGCGGGTCGCGAAGGCCGAGGCGGCCCAGTGTGCCGACGCGGACACCAGCTGGATGCTTCCGCACATGACCACCGCGAACACCGCACGGGACCTGGACACCGTCCGTCAGGCACTGGGTGAGTCCACCGCCTCGTTCCTGGGGGTGTCGTACGGCTCGTACCTCGGTGCGGTCTACACCACCCTGTTTCCGCGGACGACCGACCGGGTCGTCCTGGACAGCGTCATGGGCCCTGAGGGTTACGACATCACCGCGATGCGGGGCCTCGCCCGGGGCATGGAGGACCGCTTCCCGGACTTCGCGGCGTACGCCGCGGCGCACCCGGAGTACGGACTCGGCGCCACCCCGGCCCGGGTGACCAGGAAGTACCACCAGCTGGCCGACCGGCTCCGCCGGCGGCCGCTCGGCATCTTCACGGAGTCCGTGTTCCGGGGCGCCACGTTCAGCAAGCTCTACAGCACCGACTTCGACAACCTGGCGGGGATCTGGCAGTCGCTGGACCGGGGTGTGGAGCCGGAGCTGCCGGACGACGGGGCCGACCTGCAGAACACCCTCGCCGCCCGGTTCGCCGTGATCTGCGGGGAGTCCGACTGGCCCCGATCGGTCGCCCGCTACCAGCTCGATGTCGCCGTCGACCGCGTCCGTTACCCGAAACTCGGTGCCGCCTCGGCGAACATCTCCGCGTGCGCGTTCTGGCACGAGCCCTCCGCCGGGCCCAAGGTCGCGATCACCGGGCACGGGCCGTCGAACGTTCTCCTGGTGCAGAACGAGCGCGATCCCGGCACGCCGCTGGTCAACGCCCGCAGGCTGCGCGTCGCGTTCGGTGTTCGCGCCCGCATGGTGACCATCGACCAGGGTGGCCACGGGGTCTACGGATTCGGGGCCAATCGCTGTGGCAGCGACGCGATGAACACCTATCTGGCCACGGGCGAGCGCCCTCGCCAGGACGTGTTCTGCGCTCGCGAAACCCGCTGA